One region of Drosophila kikkawai strain 14028-0561.14 chromosome 2R, DkikHiC1v2, whole genome shotgun sequence genomic DNA includes:
- the LOC108076228 gene encoding uncharacterized protein, producing the protein MNLLKCRWDLPKYSTGPVAMSRGNDLDADLEVDLQGAGDTNSAATTATLDEGPRKPQVRFFSIGPSSYQVRCPLCQQNSKTETVEMTGALGQLSCLLSALSCCFPIFALTFVYSCLQSRLKTKRVFCSRCGGHLGFHWRPT; encoded by the exons atgaatttattaaaatgccGCTGGGATTTGCCAAAATATTCGACTGGGCCAGTCGCAATGTCTCGTGGGAACGACTTGGATGCGGATTTGGAGGTGGATCTCCAAGGAGCGGGGGACACCAATTCGGCGGCCACCACGGCCACGCTGGACGAAGGTCCTCGGAAGCCGCAGGTGCGATTTTTTAGCATTGGACCGAGTAGCTATCAGGTGCGGTGTCCTCTCTGCCAGCAGAATTCCAAGACGGAGACTGTGGAAATGACCGGGGCTTTGGGTCAGCTCAGCTGTCTCTTGTCCGCCTTGTCCTG TTGCTTCCCCATCTTCGCCTTGACCTTTGTCTACTCCTGCCTCCAGAGTCGCCTCAAGACAAAGCGGGTTTTCTGCAGCAGATGCGGTGGCCACCTGGGCTTCCACTGGCGTCCCACTTAG
- the LOC108076257 gene encoding uncharacterized protein, producing the protein MASTESLDGSAFEGDISQVPQVGHLKTEPQELECPACQELQITRVELEAVTVLQKIACSLNVLLCCNPIRWRGRHDVNHYCSSCGCFIGRNITLSWYKRTLFRLQRGEVEDNGRWQRFRKVEKEQLDEKKLGKQRKALESKLANENK; encoded by the exons ATGGCCAGCACCGAGAGTCTGGACGGTAGTGCCTTCGAGGGCGACATCTCGCAAGTGCCTCAGGTGGGCCACCTAAAGACCGAGCCCCAGGAGCTGGAGTGCCCCGCGTGCCAGGAGCTGCAGATCACACGCGTGGAATTGGAGGCGGTGACCGTTCTACAGAAGATTGCCTGCTCGCTGAATGTGCTCCTCTGCTG CAATCCCATACGCTGGCGGGGACGACATGATGTCAATCATTACTGCAGCTCTTGTGGCTGCTTCATAGGACGCAACATCACCCTCAGTTGGTACAAGCGGACCCTGTTCCGCCTCCAAAGAGGTGAAGTGGAGGACAATGGACGCTGGCAGAGATTCCGAAAGGTAGAGAAGGAGCAGCTAGACGAGAAAAAGTTGGGCAAGCAGCGAAAGGCTCTGGAATCAAAGCTGGCTAatgagaataaataa